The region TTACTGGTGTATTTTGCATGACCTGTCTTGGCTGTTTTCGTACTGGTGGGTTATCCTCAAAAAATGAGCAACCCAAAAACATGATAGTAGTTGTCAGTGGAAGTAAAATTTTAGCTTTCATCTCTTATCCTTAGTGTAAAACGGCGAAGTATAACTTTTAAGATTAAATAAATTTTGCGGGAAATTAAAGGCTCGTATCTAAATTTATATACACGATCATATAAATTTATCTTAGGCGAGCCTGCCTAAGATAGTTAAGCTGAAACATTTAAAACGTTACCGCCAAGCTCGGCGATCTTTTTATCAAGTGTCTCAAGAGTCTTTTCGATAGTCTTTTGTGAAATTTCAGGAAGCTCACCTCCCCAAATTTTCTTCGCATCCTCAAAACCCTTTGCCGCGCCCTCTCTACCAGCTTTTAGTTTTTCCACGTCATCGCCTGCACCATTTAGCACAAAGCTAGCTATCCTATCAGCCGTATTTGCGATACCAAAAAATCCATTCTCGCTAATAAGATCATTTGCCTCGTCACTACTTAGCTCGTTTAAAGATTTACCGTTATAGCCGATACTTGTAAGATCAAGGCCTGATAAAATTTCTGATAAATTTTTAGGCGCATTAAAGCTTAAGCCACCTTGAGCTAATAAATTTGAACTACTACTTTTAACGATCTCTTTTTGATACTGCAAAAAGTAGCCATTTGAAATGTCTTTGGCTGTTAAATTTGTAATTTCAGACTCTTTTTTAGAAATATCCTTTTCATCTTTATGAAGTGAAATTTCTGATTTTACATTTCCTTTTAGGCTTGAATTATTATATGAGTTTGCGATTTGAGAAATTTTCATTTTGGCTCCTTAGAATTTATAAAATCAATATCGCCAAAAAGTAGAATTTATTTAGATAGAGCGGGAAAACTCCCGCTAGTAGTTATTTGCTAAGTGTTGCGTTTAGCATCCAGATGGCTTTTTCAAATTTTGCAATTTGATCTTGTGCATACATTTGAGTTGTTGTATCGCCTTCTGCAAGCTCGTCAAGCTTTTTAAACTCGCCCAAAAGGTGCTTGTAATCAGCCAAAACAATATCCAAAACTTCAGTCGGAGTGTAGCTTTCTTTTGGCTCGTGTTTTATGTGAGCGACTTTTGCTAACTCCTCAGCCTTTGCGATAGGTCTGCCGCCAAGCATAAGAGCTCTTTCTGCAACTGCATCAAATATATCACTCATATCTTCATAAGCTTTTTCTGTATATTCATGGACGCTAAAAAATTGAATACCTTTTACATTCC is a window of Campylobacter concisus DNA encoding:
- a CDS encoding Dps family protein, which translates into the protein MSKVILQLNTIQADANALYIKFHDLHWNVKGIQFFSVHEYTEKAYEDMSDIFDAVAERALMLGGRPIAKAEELAKVAHIKHEPKESYTPTEVLDIVLADYKHLLGEFKKLDELAEGDTTTQMYAQDQIAKFEKAIWMLNATLSK
- a CDS encoding hydrogenase-4 component G; protein product: MKISQIANSYNNSSLKGNVKSEISLHKDEKDISKKESEITNLTAKDISNGYFLQYQKEIVKSSSSNLLAQGGLSFNAPKNLSEILSGLDLTSIGYNGKSLNELSSDEANDLISENGFFGIANTADRIASFVLNGAGDDVEKLKAGREGAAKGFEDAKKIWGGELPEISQKTIEKTLETLDKKIAELGGNVLNVSA